From the Opitutia bacterium genome, one window contains:
- a CDS encoding glycosyltransferase family 39 protein, with the protein MNRQHLSWPLGALLTALLAVPACWLLFTQFMVYDDEGYVLWSLKNYVELGGLYTRVYSQYGPAFFAAYDAAHRLTGLAFTNENARWITLALWCGTAFLAGSMAAMLTRSTIARLAATALAFAALFAMSSEPIHPGGPLAFLSAVAAWCGCDALLRQRPRRLAIACGAIGAAMLLTKVNVGVFLFIASGSWLVLHGPWTEKTRRQLGSVVLLGCVISPLLLMREKLSDSHYAGFALMFASGSAAVALLLRRDTRSDTSVRDWGVFVASAVAVALTVGAAVLARGTALADLVHGVAIAPFKQTGAYSFAPRAALPAACVGLVGLAVAAWLASQPVLPRRTVLAIAWVRLIMVVAIAGVGIDVMHQSVSRYLFYCGTALAWLFAWPLQGEKTPTARARLWLGWLFVWQTLHAFPVAGSQVAWGSLLGAPLLVIGAHEAISILFPNAPVRARAVALVVCGVTLVPCVVLARTGWFYKKVSAPLDLPGAERLALPPNIAQALQAMSRNVVLHGDLLFSHPGMFSFNLWTGHPTPTAANVTLWSTLLSEEQQKEIQMRLAADPRAVVIGQEYVLNHLIAQGFAPQGELNRFLVRNFTPAFRIDTYVFWVRRGRTIAPVGTAHRDAESSGCGWQIELITDRAGRAATWELWTNGEPRLVGRGEIDGARASVELLNDDGTAAAPSRPFADATLPGRLCRMSFSIPPLKLPSVDDLELRVLDAEGRTLERVPFRR; encoded by the coding sequence TTGAACCGACAACACCTGAGCTGGCCCCTCGGCGCGCTCCTGACCGCGTTGCTCGCGGTGCCCGCGTGCTGGCTGCTCTTCACGCAGTTCATGGTCTACGACGACGAGGGCTACGTGCTCTGGTCGCTGAAAAACTACGTCGAACTCGGCGGTCTCTACACGCGCGTCTACAGCCAATACGGTCCGGCCTTCTTCGCCGCCTACGACGCCGCGCACCGCCTGACCGGCCTCGCGTTCACCAACGAAAATGCCCGCTGGATCACGCTCGCGCTGTGGTGCGGCACCGCATTCCTCGCCGGCTCGATGGCGGCGATGCTCACGCGCAGCACCATCGCACGCCTCGCGGCGACGGCGCTGGCGTTCGCCGCGCTATTCGCAATGAGCAGCGAGCCGATCCACCCCGGCGGCCCGCTGGCCTTTCTTTCGGCCGTCGCGGCGTGGTGCGGTTGCGACGCGCTCCTGCGCCAACGCCCCCGTCGGCTTGCGATCGCTTGCGGTGCCATCGGCGCGGCGATGCTGCTGACCAAAGTGAATGTCGGAGTCTTCCTGTTCATCGCGAGCGGCAGTTGGCTCGTGTTGCACGGTCCTTGGACCGAAAAGACACGCCGGCAGCTCGGCTCAGTCGTGCTGCTCGGCTGCGTGATATCGCCGCTGTTATTGATGCGCGAGAAGCTGTCCGACAGCCACTATGCGGGGTTCGCGCTGATGTTCGCCAGCGGATCGGCCGCAGTCGCGCTTCTGCTGCGGCGCGACACACGCTCTGACACGTCGGTGCGCGATTGGGGCGTGTTCGTCGCTTCGGCGGTGGCAGTCGCACTCACCGTCGGCGCGGCGGTGCTTGCGCGAGGCACGGCTCTCGCCGATCTCGTGCATGGCGTGGCAATCGCCCCTTTCAAGCAGACCGGCGCCTACTCGTTCGCACCGCGTGCCGCTCTGCCGGCGGCGTGCGTCGGCCTCGTTGGACTGGCGGTGGCGGCCTGGCTGGCCTCGCAGCCCGTATTACCGCGGCGCACAGTCCTCGCGATCGCGTGGGTTCGACTGATCATGGTCGTTGCCATCGCCGGCGTGGGCATCGACGTCATGCACCAGTCGGTGAGCCGTTATCTATTCTACTGCGGCACCGCGCTCGCCTGGTTGTTCGCGTGGCCGCTCCAGGGCGAAAAGACCCCGACAGCGAGAGCGCGCTTGTGGCTCGGCTGGCTGTTTGTGTGGCAAACGCTGCACGCGTTCCCCGTGGCCGGCAGCCAGGTCGCCTGGGGCTCGCTGCTCGGCGCACCGTTGCTCGTGATCGGTGCCCATGAAGCGATCTCGATTTTGTTCCCGAATGCACCCGTGCGCGCCCGTGCGGTCGCTCTCGTTGTATGCGGCGTGACGCTTGTTCCGTGCGTCGTGCTGGCCCGGACCGGATGGTTCTACAAAAAAGTCTCCGCGCCGCTCGATCTGCCCGGCGCAGAGCGACTCGCCCTACCGCCGAACATCGCGCAAGCGCTGCAGGCGATGAGCCGTAATGTCGTTCTGCACGGCGATCTGCTTTTCAGCCACCCCGGGATGTTCAGCTTTAATCTTTGGACCGGGCACCCCACTCCGACGGCTGCGAACGTCACACTGTGGTCGACGCTTCTGAGTGAGGAGCAGCAGAAGGAAATTCAAATGCGCCTCGCCGCCGATCCGCGCGCGGTGGTCATCGGTCAGGAATACGTGCTCAACCACCTCATTGCTCAAGGCTTCGCACCACAGGGGGAACTGAACCGTTTCCTCGTGAGGAATTTCACGCCGGCGTTCCGGATCGACACCTACGTGTTCTGGGTGCGCCGAGGGCGAACGATCGCGCCCGTGGGCACCGCACACCGCGACGCCGAATCAAGCGGTTGCGGCTGGCAGATCGAACTCATTACCGATCGTGCCGGCCGCGCTGCCACGTGGGAACTTTGGACAAATGGCGAACCGCGGCTGGTCGGTCGCGGCGAAATCGATGGCGCGCGAGCGAGTGTGGAGCTTCTCAATGATGACGGCACCGCCGCCGCGCCGTCGCGACCGTTCGCGGACGCGACGTTGCCCGGACGGTTGTGCCGGATGTCATTTTCGATCCCGCCGCTGAAGCTCCCCTCGGTCGACGATCTCGAGCTGCGCGTGCTCGACGCCGAGGGCCGCACGCTCGAACGCGTGCCATTCCGCCGCTAA
- a CDS encoding class I SAM-dependent methyltransferase, whose translation MNSSEYENLARVEAEHWYYAGKRELVRRWIAQARPMRPDDTLLDCGAGTGRFAKEMEAHCRVLVLDDHEEALRLLRAQFRAEQVLSLAGDRVPLPDASLEYVTALDVLEHVPDDQAVVDGFARLLKPGGLAVITVPASMALWSDWDEVLHHFRRYARPQLRGLFRERDWELVYVNYTNVFAYPAVWLLRRWRKWFPAAKDAPRAEDHVPSAFANKVLRALFVAPATWRLPFPFGVSLILVARRRAP comes from the coding sequence GTGAACTCCTCCGAATACGAGAACCTCGCGCGCGTCGAAGCGGAGCATTGGTATTACGCCGGCAAGCGCGAGCTGGTGCGGCGCTGGATCGCGCAGGCGAGGCCGATGCGGCCGGACGATACGCTGCTCGATTGCGGCGCGGGCACGGGGCGTTTCGCGAAGGAGATGGAAGCGCACTGCCGCGTGCTCGTGCTCGACGATCACGAGGAGGCGCTGCGGCTCCTGCGCGCGCAGTTCCGCGCCGAACAGGTGTTGAGCCTCGCCGGCGACCGCGTGCCATTGCCGGACGCGTCGCTCGAATACGTCACGGCACTCGACGTGCTGGAGCACGTGCCGGACGATCAGGCGGTCGTCGACGGTTTCGCGCGACTGCTGAAACCCGGCGGCCTCGCCGTCATCACTGTGCCGGCGAGCATGGCGCTGTGGAGCGATTGGGACGAGGTGTTGCATCACTTCCGGCGCTACGCGCGACCGCAGTTGCGCGGGCTGTTCCGCGAGCGCGATTGGGAGCTCGTCTACGTGAACTACACGAACGTCTTCGCGTATCCGGCGGTGTGGCTGTTGCGGCGCTGGCGGAAGTGGTTTCCGGCGGCGAAGGACGCGCCGCGGGCCGAGGACCACGTGCCGTCGGCGTTCGCAAACAAGGTGCTGCGCGCGCTCTTCGTCGCGCCGGCGACGTGGCGGCTACCGTTTCCGTTCGGTGTGAGCTTAATCTTGGTGGCGCGTCGGCGGGCTCCGTAG
- a CDS encoding glycosyltransferase family 39 protein, which translates to MTFRRSLLPAMLALAAFAVMAGDAARRIGITFDEPAHVAAGRAYWLTGDYRLQPENGLLPQRLEGLPAQLAGMPFPAPSGPTLERADVWGIAREYLFDAGVDANRIVFPARLVTVGLGVLLLALMWRWSASLWGERGGLVTLVLGAFCPHLLAHGSLATSDLAAALGFTAALLAWWRLLHRVTPARLAAAALATTFLSLSKYSAVLLAPIVVALAALRLAQRADLPAAIGSRGWHFRGATRAAALGGAIVVVALVTWLGIWAGYGFRYSAAPDGSEAHFAMPWSEVLIEQARRSGSVMADGATARDEVQLRAGIVQHAVHWGRDHRVLPEAYLYGLAFVDRFSRHRLAYFSGEFRERGWVEFFPAAFLLKTTLPALVLVVLAWLAWVRHGRRRRVAYRLAPLAVLAVVYWVAAIFSHLNIGHRHLLPLYPLLYVFCGAVAGLAVQRWGAVALVLLAWQIADSVAVRPHYLTFFNALAGGPSGGHRFLVDSSLDWGQNLPDLRRWLAANAGDARVYLSYFGSDEPARLGIHATRIGDGYFDHAPSRPVLPALEPGLYCISATMLHRVYTSVRGPWSDGYETEYRRLTRWLVEQQTKPGAEWQGPDARPLGDLERKLELARLEQLRFGRLCRYLERRAPDAIVANTVLIYRLSASEIQAALAAPGSSQLTIDDRETAAADRSLARE; encoded by the coding sequence ATGACGTTTCGCCGGTCCCTCCTGCCCGCCATGCTCGCACTCGCGGCCTTCGCGGTGATGGCGGGCGACGCCGCGCGGCGGATAGGCATCACGTTCGACGAACCGGCGCACGTTGCCGCCGGGCGCGCCTACTGGCTGACCGGCGACTATCGCCTCCAACCGGAGAACGGACTGCTTCCGCAACGACTCGAAGGCCTGCCCGCGCAACTGGCCGGCATGCCGTTTCCCGCGCCGAGTGGCCCGACGTTGGAGAGGGCCGACGTATGGGGCATCGCTCGCGAATACCTTTTTGACGCGGGCGTGGACGCCAACCGGATCGTGTTTCCGGCCCGGCTGGTGACAGTCGGTCTCGGCGTCCTCCTGCTGGCGCTCATGTGGCGATGGTCGGCCTCGCTCTGGGGCGAACGCGGCGGACTGGTGACGCTCGTGCTCGGCGCGTTTTGTCCGCACCTCCTCGCGCACGGCTCGCTCGCCACGTCGGACCTCGCGGCCGCGCTCGGCTTCACCGCGGCGCTGCTCGCGTGGTGGCGGCTTTTGCATCGCGTGACACCGGCTCGGCTCGCTGCCGCCGCGCTTGCGACGACTTTCCTGTCGCTCTCGAAATACTCCGCCGTGTTGCTCGCGCCCATCGTCGTTGCGCTCGCCGCGCTGCGGTTAGCGCAACGCGCGGATCTGCCCGCGGCTATCGGCTCGCGCGGCTGGCATTTTCGCGGCGCCACGCGCGCGGCAGCGCTGGGTGGCGCCATCGTCGTGGTCGCCCTCGTTACGTGGCTGGGGATTTGGGCGGGCTACGGATTCCGCTACTCGGCCGCGCCGGACGGCAGTGAAGCGCACTTCGCGATGCCGTGGTCGGAAGTGCTGATCGAGCAAGCGCGGCGCAGCGGCTCCGTGATGGCCGACGGCGCGACCGCGCGCGACGAGGTGCAATTGCGAGCGGGAATCGTGCAACACGCCGTGCACTGGGGGCGCGATCACCGTGTGCTGCCCGAGGCGTATCTCTACGGGCTCGCCTTCGTCGATCGCTTCTCGCGGCACCGGCTAGCCTATTTTTCCGGGGAATTTCGAGAGCGCGGCTGGGTGGAGTTTTTTCCGGCCGCGTTCCTACTGAAAACGACGCTGCCGGCGCTCGTGCTCGTCGTTCTGGCATGGCTCGCGTGGGTCCGGCACGGCCGGCGCCGGCGCGTCGCGTATCGGCTCGCTCCGCTCGCCGTGCTGGCGGTCGTCTACTGGGTCGCTGCGATTTTCAGCCATCTGAACATCGGCCATCGACACCTGTTGCCGCTCTATCCGCTGCTTTATGTTTTTTGCGGCGCGGTCGCCGGGCTCGCCGTTCAGCGCTGGGGCGCCGTGGCGCTGGTGCTGCTCGCGTGGCAGATCGCCGACTCGGTGGCGGTGCGGCCGCACTACCTGACGTTCTTCAACGCACTCGCGGGCGGGCCGAGTGGCGGGCATCGTTTCCTCGTCGATAGCTCGCTCGATTGGGGCCAAAACCTGCCTGATCTGCGCCGCTGGCTGGCGGCCAACGCCGGCGACGCGCGCGTGTATCTCTCTTATTTCGGTTCGGACGAGCCGGCTCGTCTCGGCATCCACGCCACGCGGATCGGCGACGGCTATTTCGATCACGCGCCGTCGCGGCCGGTCCTGCCCGCGCTGGAGCCCGGGCTCTACTGCATCAGCGCGACGATGCTGCACCGCGTCTACACGTCAGTGCGCGGGCCGTGGTCCGACGGCTACGAAACCGAGTATCGCCGCCTCACGCGCTGGCTGGTCGAGCAGCAGACCAAGCCCGGCGCCGAATGGCAGGGCCCCGACGCCCGCCCGCTCGGCGACCTCGAGCGGAAACTGGAACTCGCGCGCCTCGAGCAACTCCGCTTCGGCCGGCTGTGTCGCTACCTGGAGCGTCGCGCGCCCGACGCGATCGTGGCGAACACCGTCCTGATCTACCGCCTATCTGCTTCCGAAATTCAGGCCGCGTTGGCCGCGCCCGGATCCTCGCAGCTTACAATCGACGACCGAGAGACGGCTGCGGCAGATCGATCACTTGCACGCGAGTGA
- a CDS encoding DUF2029 domain-containing protein produces the protein MTVFLLLVLNESWWERIGVFHMRPYFADTVAILAAGEAQRAGLDVYQPNPFDPLGRPHVYGPAWLAIAGLGLMTEDAWWLGALLALTTVGVALWLLAPRNLADALGVCLLILSPPVLLGLERGNNDLVVFLLLALAAVCLARPSTLGGFAGTGVLVLAGVLKFYPLAALATVLARRERVVRLVWIVAGALALFGALWWVQRVEFFRVLAITPRPDSIYAYGIRILSVAWAHEGEGRLWFVAGVALGGLGAAAALWRGRAAIARSIPDEGLLAAAAVAGGTSWLFCFLANNNYSYRAILWLLVVPAWLALARSAEAAPRALGRGLCRLLLVALWAFMPKSFTIELLRADGGVSLERWRWVLLSSGIEQALILVLSTVLMVALVAWAWRRGRTLLQLG, from the coding sequence GTGACTGTTTTCCTGCTCCTCGTGCTGAATGAGTCGTGGTGGGAGCGCATAGGCGTTTTTCACATGCGCCCGTATTTTGCCGACACGGTCGCGATCCTCGCCGCCGGCGAGGCGCAGCGCGCGGGACTCGACGTCTATCAACCCAATCCGTTCGACCCGTTGGGGCGTCCGCACGTCTATGGTCCGGCCTGGCTTGCCATCGCAGGGCTCGGCCTCATGACTGAAGACGCGTGGTGGTTGGGCGCGCTGCTCGCGCTGACGACGGTCGGGGTGGCGCTGTGGCTGTTGGCGCCGCGCAATCTCGCGGATGCGCTTGGCGTATGCCTGCTGATTCTCTCGCCGCCGGTGCTGCTCGGCCTCGAACGCGGCAACAACGACCTTGTGGTCTTCCTGCTGCTCGCGCTGGCCGCGGTGTGCCTTGCGCGGCCGTCGACGCTGGGCGGCTTTGCGGGCACGGGGGTGCTCGTTCTCGCCGGTGTGCTGAAGTTTTATCCTTTGGCGGCCCTTGCCACCGTGTTGGCGCGACGCGAGCGTGTGGTGCGGCTGGTCTGGATCGTCGCCGGTGCGCTCGCGCTCTTCGGTGCTCTGTGGTGGGTGCAGCGCGTGGAGTTCTTTCGCGTGCTGGCGATCACACCGCGGCCGGACTCGATCTACGCGTATGGCATACGCATTCTATCCGTCGCGTGGGCGCACGAAGGAGAGGGGCGGCTTTGGTTCGTTGCTGGGGTGGCGCTCGGCGGTCTGGGGGCGGCGGCAGCGTTGTGGCGCGGACGCGCTGCGATCGCCCGCTCGATTCCAGACGAGGGTCTGCTGGCCGCAGCGGCCGTCGCGGGCGGGACGAGCTGGTTGTTCTGCTTCCTGGCGAACAACAATTACTCCTACCGCGCCATCCTTTGGCTGCTCGTGGTGCCCGCGTGGCTCGCGTTGGCGCGCAGTGCCGAGGCGGCACCCCGCGCACTCGGTCGCGGTCTCTGCCGGTTGCTGCTGGTGGCGCTGTGGGCGTTCATGCCGAAATCCTTCACGATCGAGCTCCTTCGCGCCGACGGCGGCGTCTCGCTCGAACGTTGGCGTTGGGTGTTGCTCTCCTCGGGGATCGAGCAGGCGCTGATCCTCGTGTTAAGCACCGTGCTCATGGTCGCGCTCGTGGCCTGGGCTTGGCGACGTGGACGGACCCTCCTTCAGCTTGGTTGA
- a CDS encoding glycosyltransferase, with amino-acid sequence MTPSAPSTGSLQSHFDWVATHDATARSVQSGFHAQLRGHFQHHIAEGESVLELGCGAGDLLAALRPARGLGVDFSAAMIEKAKARHGDQPGLEFRVLDVSAAEWTEKFDHIVLDYLTGYLPDIQQVLEKLRAAAHARTRLHLTSLNTPWLAPLRVATAVGTVMPQPPSAWLAHGDLINLLELAGWEVVRFERLQLLPFNVPLLSGFFNRTVVRLPFFRHFGITLALTARPRVAPRIEGEISCSVIVPARNESGNIRAALERIPTLGARTEVIFVEGHSKEGTWAAIQRECAAYRGPHAVRFIQQPGKGKWDAVHAGFAIARGDVLVIQDADLTAPPEELPKFYAAIASGAAEFANGSRLVYPMEDHAMRFLNFLGNKFFALSLSFVLGQPVKDSLCGTKMLLRSDYERVLRRIAPFGDFDPFGDFNLLFGSSLLDLRIRDVPVRYKDRTYGETNISRFRHGALLFRMTWFGLWKLRCHPSVATARPPRA; translated from the coding sequence ATGACGCCATCCGCTCCCTCCACCGGTTCGCTGCAGTCGCATTTCGACTGGGTTGCCACCCACGACGCGACGGCGCGTTCCGTGCAAAGCGGTTTCCACGCGCAACTTCGCGGCCATTTCCAGCACCACATAGCCGAGGGTGAGAGCGTGCTCGAACTCGGCTGCGGCGCGGGCGACCTGCTCGCGGCTCTGCGCCCGGCGCGGGGTCTCGGTGTGGATTTCAGCGCCGCGATGATCGAAAAGGCCAAGGCCCGGCATGGCGATCAACCGGGTCTCGAATTTCGCGTGCTGGATGTCAGTGCGGCGGAGTGGACGGAGAAATTCGACCACATCGTGCTCGATTACCTCACGGGCTATCTTCCGGATATCCAGCAGGTGCTCGAAAAGCTCCGCGCCGCCGCGCACGCGCGCACGCGCCTGCACCTCACCTCGCTGAATACCCCGTGGCTGGCGCCCCTCCGGGTCGCCACCGCCGTGGGCACGGTCATGCCGCAGCCGCCCAGCGCCTGGCTCGCGCACGGCGACCTCATCAACCTGCTCGAACTCGCCGGGTGGGAAGTCGTCCGCTTCGAACGGCTGCAACTGCTCCCGTTCAACGTCCCGTTGCTCTCCGGTTTCTTCAACCGCACGGTCGTGCGCCTGCCGTTCTTCCGGCATTTCGGCATCACGCTCGCGCTCACGGCGCGGCCGCGCGTCGCCCCGCGGATCGAGGGCGAGATTTCCTGTTCCGTCATCGTGCCGGCGCGCAACGAGTCGGGCAACATTCGCGCGGCGCTCGAGCGCATCCCGACGCTCGGCGCACGCACGGAGGTCATCTTCGTCGAGGGCCATAGCAAGGAGGGCACCTGGGCCGCGATCCAACGCGAGTGCGCCGCCTACCGCGGCCCGCACGCGGTCCGCTTCATCCAGCAACCGGGCAAGGGCAAGTGGGACGCGGTGCACGCGGGTTTCGCGATCGCGCGGGGCGACGTGCTCGTGATCCAGGACGCCGATCTGACGGCGCCGCCGGAGGAGTTGCCGAAGTTCTACGCCGCCATCGCAAGCGGCGCCGCGGAGTTCGCGAATGGCAGCCGACTGGTGTATCCGATGGAGGACCACGCGATGCGTTTTCTGAATTTCCTCGGCAACAAATTCTTCGCCCTGTCGCTCTCGTTCGTGCTCGGTCAGCCGGTGAAGGACAGCCTGTGCGGCACCAAGATGCTGCTCCGTTCCGACTACGAGCGCGTGTTGCGCCGCATCGCGCCGTTCGGCGATTTCGATCCGTTCGGTGATTTCAATCTCCTGTTCGGCTCGTCGCTGCTCGACTTGCGCATTCGCGACGTGCCGGTGCGCTACAAGGACCGCACCTACGGCGAGACGAACATCTCGCGTTTCCGCCACGGCGCGCTGCTGTTCCGCATGACGTGGTTCGGGCTGTGGAAACTGCGCTGTCATCCGTCCGTCGCGACGGCGCGCCCGCCGCGCGCATGA
- a CDS encoding glycosyltransferase family 39 protein — MDQATAVNPARASGWRERLPRLGGDEGGRLPVRLLLFGAVAVAAVYVGFVAPSVAEAGRLVQRYGYYTMAATFAWAVLAWARVVPAWWTSRPQLTRRELLTLVGAIAGLTLIAALTTPYTYKVLYDEFVLQATARNLHEIREVGAITRGYEIEGVFRGVSSYLDKRPIFFTFLVSLLHDLTGYREGNAFALNTALMPAILALVYLLARRFVAHAAACVAVVSFGAFSLLAYNATGAGMEMVNLAMLLLAVLLGALYLDAPDEPRLAALLLSVILLAQSRYESALYIAPTALIVLEGWRRAGRLILPPAAILAPALLVPYALHNVFLSGTPSLWELREGEEHRFALHYAKNNFPHAFGFLFNFSGLMLNSWWLAVAGIPALLWAAFRLVRGWRGWAVAPAPTVSLVIFGGAICGGLTLLMFYYWGELDDPIVSRLSLPFCALLALALAWAAGNLPVRWRGVGVTVGVLGALVAYAGTGLRANAMHWQLNVLMREIEWEAETIDALPPARRLIITNKSSLLWVARETAAVQIPRARWRDAQVKFHLDHHTFDEVIVCQGFRAVGPDGGFQIDPLDRLPESFVLEPVVERRWGGRIARLSRVVQIRLAPPAPRLEMGPVLP; from the coding sequence GTGGATCAAGCAACTGCCGTGAACCCCGCGCGCGCGTCCGGCTGGCGTGAACGCTTGCCGCGCCTCGGCGGCGACGAGGGCGGCCGCTTGCCGGTGCGCCTGCTGTTGTTCGGCGCCGTGGCGGTCGCGGCGGTCTACGTCGGCTTCGTCGCTCCGAGCGTCGCCGAGGCCGGCCGACTCGTGCAGCGCTATGGCTACTACACGATGGCGGCGACGTTCGCGTGGGCCGTGCTCGCGTGGGCGCGCGTCGTGCCGGCGTGGTGGACCTCCCGCCCGCAGCTCACGCGCCGGGAATTGCTCACGCTGGTCGGCGCGATCGCTGGGCTGACGCTGATCGCCGCCCTCACGACGCCCTACACCTACAAGGTCCTCTACGACGAGTTCGTGCTCCAAGCCACCGCGCGCAACCTCCACGAGATCCGCGAAGTCGGCGCGATCACGCGCGGCTACGAGATCGAGGGCGTGTTTCGCGGCGTCAGCTCCTACCTCGATAAGCGTCCGATCTTCTTCACGTTCCTCGTCTCGCTGCTGCACGACCTCACCGGCTACCGCGAGGGCAACGCCTTCGCCCTGAACACCGCGTTGATGCCGGCGATCCTCGCGCTGGTTTATCTCCTGGCCCGCCGCTTCGTCGCGCATGCGGCGGCGTGCGTCGCGGTCGTGAGCTTCGGGGCGTTCTCGCTGCTCGCCTACAACGCGACCGGCGCCGGCATGGAGATGGTCAACCTTGCGATGCTGCTCCTCGCCGTGTTGCTCGGCGCGCTCTATCTCGACGCGCCCGACGAGCCGCGGCTCGCTGCGCTGCTCCTCAGCGTGATCCTGCTCGCGCAATCGCGCTACGAGTCCGCGCTCTACATCGCGCCGACCGCGCTGATCGTGCTCGAAGGCTGGCGCCGTGCCGGGCGTCTCATCCTGCCGCCCGCGGCCATCCTCGCGCCGGCCCTGCTCGTGCCCTACGCGCTGCACAACGTTTTCCTCTCCGGCACGCCGTCGCTGTGGGAATTGCGTGAAGGCGAGGAGCACCGCTTCGCGCTGCACTACGCGAAGAACAATTTCCCGCACGCGTTCGGTTTCCTGTTCAACTTCTCCGGCTTGATGCTGAATTCCTGGTGGCTCGCCGTGGCTGGAATTCCGGCGCTGCTGTGGGCAGCGTTCCGTCTGGTGCGCGGGTGGCGTGGCTGGGCGGTCGCGCCGGCGCCGACGGTTTCCCTCGTGATTTTCGGCGGCGCCATCTGCGGCGGGCTCACGCTGCTCATGTTCTATTACTGGGGCGAGCTGGACGATCCGATCGTCTCGCGCCTCAGCCTGCCGTTCTGCGCGCTGCTCGCGCTGGCGCTCGCTTGGGCCGCCGGCAACCTGCCCGTGCGTTGGCGCGGTGTCGGCGTCACGGTCGGCGTGCTTGGCGCGCTCGTGGCGTATGCGGGCACCGGATTGCGCGCGAACGCGATGCACTGGCAGCTCAATGTGCTGATGCGCGAGATCGAATGGGAGGCGGAGACGATCGACGCGCTGCCGCCCGCGCGCCGCCTCATCATCACCAACAAGTCATCGCTCCTCTGGGTCGCGCGCGAGACGGCGGCGGTGCAGATCCCGCGTGCGCGCTGGCGCGACGCGCAGGTGAAATTCCACCTCGATCACCACACCTTCGACGAAGTGATCGTCTGCCAGGGCTTCCGGGCGGTCGGGCCCGACGGCGGTTTCCAGATCGATCCGCTGGATCGCCTGCCGGAGTCCTTCGTGCTCGAACCGGTCGTCGAGCGCCGCTGGGGCGGGCGTATCGCGCGGCTGAGCCGCGTCGTGCAAATTCGGCTCGCACCACCCGCGCCGCGCCTTGAGATGGGGCCCGTTTTGCCATGA